The region TCCGAGTACATCATTCCCAAGCCCGTCGATCCGCGGGTGCTCTTCCGCGTCGCGCCGTCGATCGCCGAGGCGGCGATGGAGTCCGGCGCCGCCCGCGCGGAACTCGACACCGACGAGTACGAGGAGGAACTCGAGGCCCGCCTCGGAAAGTCCCGCGAGATGATGCGGGTCGTCCTCAACAAAGCCAAGAGCGACCCCCAGACGGTCGCGCTCGCCGAGGGTGAAAACGAGAAGATGATCCGCGCGGCCTACCAGATCCAGGAGCAGGGGATCGCCCTGCCGGTGCTGATCGGCGACGAGGGAGAGATCCGCCAGACGGCGGCAAATCTCGGACTCGACTTCGATCCGACCGTCGCGGATCCCGCCGTGGGCGACTACGAGGAGTACGCCGACCGGCTCCACGAACTCCGCGCCCGCAAGGGGATCACGCGGACCGAGGCCGGCGAACTCATCGAGCGCGACACGAACTACTTCGGCAGCATCATGGTCGAACAGGGCGATGCCGACGCCCTGCTGACCGGCCTCTCGCACCACTACCCGTCGGCGCTGCGACCGCCGCTGCAGGTCATCGGCACCGACGAGAACGTCGACTACGCCGCTGGCGTCTACATGCTCACGTTCAAGAATCGCGTGGTCTTCGTCGCCGACGCGACGGTCAACCAGGACCCCGACGAGGAGGTCCTCGCGGAGGTCACCAAGCAGACGGGCAAGCTCGCGCGCCGGTTCAACATCGAGCCCCGCGCGGCCCTGCTCTCGTACTCGAACTTCGGCAGCGTCAACAACGAGGGGACGCGCAAGCCCCGCAAGGCGGCCTCGATGCTGCAGGACGATCCCGAGGTCGACTTCCCCGTCGACGGCGAGATGCAGGCTGACACCGCCGTCGTGGAGGACATCCTCCAGGGCACCTATGGCTTCTCCGAACTCGATGACCCCGCGAACGTGCTGGTCTTCCCGAACCTCGAATCGGGTAACATCGGCTACAAGCTGCTCCAGCGCCTGGGCGGGGCCGACGCCATCGGCCCGATGCTCGTCGGGATGGACAAGCCGGTCCACGTCCTCCAGCGCGGCGACGAGGTCAAGGACATCGTAAACCTGGCCGGCGTGGCGGTCGTCGACGCACAACAGGAGTAACTCGCGCGGTTGGCCCGTGCGCGGTTTTTAGCGGTCCGCGGAGCGGCCGAGTCCGAACCGATCGAGACGAAAGCGTGGATTCAAGTATGCGCCGGGACTTTTGCCGCGTATGCAAGATCAGGGACGCTCTACGCGCAAGCGAACCGGTGGCCGACTGAAGAACGTTCGAAAGCGCCGCAAGGACGAGCTCGGCCGGCTCCCGACCGAGACGCAGGTCGGCGAACCCCGATACCGGACCGTCGACGTGCGCGGCAACGACACGAAGACCCGCGCTCTCGCGACGAACGTCGCCAGCGTCAACAAGGGCGGAGAGACGGTCTCCGCGGAGATCGAGGACGTCGTCGAGAACGACGCCAACCCGAACTACGTCCGCCGGAACATCATCACGAAGGGCGCTGTCATCGAGACGAGCGAGGGCCGCGCTCGCGTGACGTCCCGACCGGGCCAGACCGGACAGGTCAACGCCGCTCTCCTCGACTAACGCGAACTGCGAACTGAGCGCCGTTTTTCGGTTCTCACGGCCGATGCACGCCCGAAAGCGGCCGGTATACTCGTCGCCGACCGCCGAGCGCTCGCCGGCCGTCGCTCCCTCCAGCTACACGTCCCCGATCTCGCGGTTCCAGACCGGCGTCACGGGCGCTTCTAACCGATCGATCTCCGCGTCGGTGAGGTCGACCGCGAGCGCGCCAACGTTGTCTTCGAGGTGATCGATCGTCCGCGGACCGACGATCGGCGCGTCGACGACCTCCTTGTGGAGCAACCAGGCGAGCGCGACCTGCGCCGGCGTCGCGTCGTTGGCGTCGGCGATCTCGCGGAGTTCCTCGACGACGGCCCAGTTCTCGTCGGTGAACCGTTTTTCCATGAACTCGTCCGTCGCGGCCCGGCCCGAGTCGGGGTCCCCGTCGCGGTCGTACTTGCCCGTCAGGAAGCCGCCGGCCAGCGGCGACCACGGAATAACCCCGATCTCTTGATCGGCACACAGCGGCAGGACGTTGGCCTCCTCGTGGCGGTCCACGAGGTTGTACTCGCACTGCATCGAGACGAACCGCTCGTAGTTGTCGACGTCCGCTTCGTGCAGGGCCTTCATGAACCGCCAGGCGGGCATCGTGCTCGCGCCGACGTACCGGACTTTTCCGTCCTCGACGAGGCGGTCGAGCGCCGAGAGCGTCTCCTCGATGGGCGTGTGCTCGTCCCAGCGGTGGATCTGGTAGAGGTCGATGTAGTCGGTGCCGAGTCGCTCGAGGCTCGCCTCGGCCTGGTCGAGGACGTGCTTGCGGGAGAGGCCCTGTCCGTTCGGTCCCTCGTGCATCTCGCCGTAGACCTTCGTCGCGACGACGAGTTCCGCCCGGTCGCGGTCCGCGTCGGCGAGGACGTCCCCGAGGATCGACTCGCTCTCGCCGTGGGAGTAGACGTTGGCCGTGTCGAAGAAGTTGATCCCGAGGTCGAGCGCTCGCTCGATCACCGCGCGGGCCTGGTCGCGGTCGTGGACCATCCAGGGTTGCTCGGTCCCGAAGTTCATGCAGCCGAGACAGAGTTGCGACACTTCCAGACCAGTGTCTCCGAGGTGCGTGTACTCCATCGCGCCGACCTTCATCGCGAGCGGGGTTAAACCCACCTCGAAGGTGCAGTTCGCTGCTTGGCCCGCGATATCGACGCGGTGATCGGAAGGGAAGCGGTTAGGGTCGCGGCGCCGCCTTCTGTAACGCCGTCTCGGCGACGTTGCCGCCGTAGTCGGCGCTTCGGGACAGCGAGTCGACGATCAGCCCCAGCGACTGGGCCTGTGCGGGTTCGAGATCGCGGAGCATGTCGTCGATCGCCCGGGTGTGTTCGTCGATCTCGACGACGGCTTCGAGCGCGTCGTGGCCGAGGCGGTTGGCCTCGTCGGCGTCCTCGGCGAACAGCGCGTCCGTGGCCTGTTCGAAGACGGTCGCGGCTTCGGCGTGGAGGCCGTGGATGGCGTCGGCAACGTCGGCAGGGAGGTCGTCGAGTTTCAGCGCGATGTCGCAGATCTTGACGGCGTGATCGGCGATCCGCTCGAGTTGGCGGGCGCTGGAGTGGAAATCGAAACAGGCCTCGCGCGAGACGCCGAGTTCCTCGACGGCGCGGGGCGATCGCAGCGTCGCGCGGAAGATCCGCGAGACGACGAGCCAGAGGCGGTCGACGTCGTCGTCGCGCTCGATCACGTCGTGGGCGATGGCGTCGTCGTTCTCGATCAACGCGGTCACCGCGTCCTCGAGCATCGACTGGGCGATCAGTCGCATCCGCGTGACCGCGTTGACGATCGACAGCTCCGAGGAGTCCAGTAAGTCCTGAATGACCACGCTGTCGTTGGTTTCCTCGAGCACCTCGACGCCGACGAGCCGCTGGGTCGCGTTCCGAATCGCGCCGCGCTGGTTGGTCGCGATGCCCCCCGCCTCGAGCCGGATGATATCGAAGCCGCTGACGTACATCGTCATCACGGCTCGCTTCAGCTGTTCGTCCTCGAGACCGGAGACGTCTAAGGTCCCCTCTTGTCGCCGCGTCTCACATTCAGGAGTCAGGAGGAGTTCGTCGTCTTCCGGATAGAACTCGACCGTCGTGCCGCTGCTGACGTCGTTGTCCGTCGCCCACGTCTTCGGCAGCGAAACGGTGTACGTCGACCCGCCCGTCACCTGAACCTTGCGCGTCTCCATACGTCCCACTTCCTCCTGAAACAATATAAATCTACTAGCCTATAGAGTGATATTGATTTGAGGTTTTTCGAAGAATAGGAGTCTTCTACCGGCATTTTTGGTATTGACTAGTTGGTACGTATCCCTCGACTAAGATTGTCGAACGTAGAACTATATAGAATATATTCGGATATATACCCTTCGTGAGCGACAATGATTCGCCCGTTCGCGGGGCGGGTATCGAGTTCTCGACCGCCGATACCAGGCGAGCGGCGTCGACCCGTCGCCGAGCATCAGCGCGCGTCGGCGAGGTCGACGAACGCCGCGGCGTCCGCCGACAGCCAGGTCGTCAGCTGTTCGGCCTCGGAACACTCGCGGGGAGTGATCGTACACCGGTCGGCTCGGTCCTCGTATCGGACGACAATCGCCTCGAGATCGAGCGACTCGGTTTCGCGTTGCGCCGCCGCGGCCAAGCGCCGTCGGGCCGCGCGATCGTCGTAGTCGCTGGTAGATCCGGTCATGGGTTCGGGGGTGCAGGTCGTACGCGAATCGACCGGCGACACGTACAAAGCCGCTGCTAGTTGTGCTATTGAGTAGTCCATACGAGTGGGAGGTGCTCCGTATCGGTCGGGGCCGACGGGGACGGGTTCGGTCTCGAGCGATCGGCAGTCGGGACGGTGTGACGGGAACGCGCCGCGGCGACCGCCTGGCGCGGCCGAGCGCGTCCTTGCCGTCCGGCCCCGTTCGCGTCAGGTCGCCGACGACGCGGACGTCACCGCGGGTCGCGAGATCGCCGCCTCGAACCGGACGAGACGGTGTTTTCTTTAGACGGGATCCCGCAGCGGGAGTATGCACGTCGTCGTCAACGCCGCCGTCAGCGCGGACGGCAAACTCTCCTCGCGCCGGCGCGAACAGCTCGCGATCAGCGGCGCGGACGACTTCGCGCGCGTCGACCAGGTCCGAGCGGCCAGCGACGCCATCGTCGTCGGCGTCGGGACCGTCCTCGCGGACGATCCGCACCTGACCGTCAAGGACGAGGACCTGCGCGAGCAGCGCCGCGAGGACGGTCGCCCGCCGAACCCAGCGCGCGTCGTCGTCGACTCGAACGGGCGCACGCCGACGGACGCGGAAATCCTCGACGACGAGGCCGCGACGTACGTCTGTCTGAGCGAGGCCGCGCCGGTCGACCGACGGGCCGATCTCGCCGACCGCGCCGAGCTGATCACGGCCGGCGACGAGCGAGTCGACCTCCTGCGCGCGTTCGCGGCGCTCCGAGAGGCGGGCCTCGAGCGGATCATGGTCGAGGGCGGCGGCGAACTCATCTTCTCGCTGTTCGAGGCCGGCCTGGTCGACGAGCTCCGGACCTTCGTCGGCCCGAACGTCATCGGCGGTCGCGACGCTCCCACGCTCGCGGACGGCGAGGGGTTCGTCGCGGACTTCCCGACGCTCGACCTCGAATCGGTCGACAGGCTCGACGACGGCGTCCTGTTAACCTGGCGCGTCGACGAACGATAGGCTCGTCGCGTCGTCCCGGCGGCACTCGGTCGAGCCGGGTCGGAACGGGACGTTCGTACCGATTCACGGCGACAGACGACGCAGATTAGTCCCTGTACGAGCACGTTAGGACGGGCGTCGGTCGAGCGACGCCGGCGATGAATCTCGGTCCGCCAGTAACCGCACCATATCTCCCGAAGGAATTTTTATCGGTAATAGTGTCGGTTCGACGGTATTCGTCCATGACACGACAATCCGATTCGAACGAAATCGATCGAAATTCGAACCGAGGCGGGGCGGCGCGCTTCGACCGTCGCGCGTTCCTGGCGAACGCGGGGGCGGCGGCCGGTGCGCTCGGGCTCGGGGCGACCAGCGTCGCGGCGAGCGAGACCGGGCCGGAGACGATCGTCCCCGGATTCGCCTGCGACCGGCGCCAGTTTACGTGCGGTCGCCAGGCGACCGCCGGCGGCGGCATGGTTTCGAGCGTCGATTCGATCGCCTCCGGCGTCGCCGCGGCCGTCCTGCGCGAGGGCGGCAACGCCGTCGACGCCGCCGTGGCGCTCCAGTACGTCCTGACCGTCACCCAGCCCCACGGATCGGGGATCGGCGGCGGCGGATTCATGGTCGTCTACGACGCCGACGCGGACGCGGTCGACGTCGTCGACAGCCGCGAGCGCGCGCCCCGCGGCGCGACCGAGGACATGTTCCTCGACGAGGACGGCGAGCCGATCCCGTTCGAGCGGCGGATCCAGATGGGGGAGGCCGTCGGCGTTCCGGGGACCGTGATGGGGCTGGAGACGGCGCTGGCCCGCCACGGCTCGCGGCCGCGCCAGCGGCTGGTCACGCCCGCGATCGAACTCGCTCGCGAGGGCTTTCCGATCGACGAAGTCTTCGCGGACCAGATCGCCGAGAACTGGGACAAGTTCAACGAGGCGGCCAAAGAGGCCTACTCCGACGAGAACGGCCGCCCGCTCGCGGCGGGTGATACGCACGTCAATCCCGACCTCGCGGACACGCTCGCGGCGATCAAACGCGGCGGCGCCGCGGCCTTCTACGAGGGACCGATCGCGGCCGACCTGACGGCGACGGTACGGGGCGCCGGCGGCAGTATGACCATCGCCGACCTCGCGGACTACGACGTCACGATCGACGACCCGGTCCGCGCCGAGTGGCGCGACGTCGAGATCGTCGGCCAGCCGCTCCCGAGCTCGGGACCGAGCACCGTCGCGTATATCCTGAAACTGCTCGAGTTCCTCGACGTCGGGCGGTACGATATCCGCTCGCCGGAGAAGTACCACCTGCTCGGCGAGGCGACGAGCCTGGCCTGGGCCGACCGGAACGAGTACATGGGCGACCCCGAGTTCGTCGACGCCCCGATCGCGGGGCTGCTCGACGACGGGTACCTTCGGGACCGCGCGGCAAAAATCAGCGTCGACGACACGCTCGCGGACTACGAGGCGGGCGAGTGCGTCGATCCGGGCGTGCCGCCTGGCGCCGAGCCCGCTCGGGCGCCGACGCCCGACAAGGAACACGGGTCGACGGCCCACTTCTCCGTCGTCGACGCGGACGGGAACGCCGTCTCGTACACCTCGACCATCGAGCAGTTCATGGGCTCCGGGATGATGGTCCCGGGCCGCGGGTTCATGCTCAACAACGAGCTGACTGACTTCAGCGCCGTCCCCGACGGACCGAACAGCGTCGAACCGTGGAAGCGGCCGCTGAGCAGCATGAGTCCGATCATCGTCGTGCGCGACGGCGTCCCCGAGTTCACCGTCGGCTCGCCTGGCGGGTGGACGATCATCACCTCGGTCGCCCAGACGCTGCTGCACCGCTACGTGTACGGCCTCGACCCGCTCGAGGCGCTCTCCGAGCCGACCGTGTTCACGACCGACTGCCCGCCGATCATGTGGGAAGACGGCGTGCCAGCGCGCGCCCGCGAAGCAACTGCAGGGGCCGGCCAGGTCTGGGAGGACGAATCCAGCGGCGACTTCGGCAACGTGCAGGTCATCGAGATCGGCGACGACGAACTGGTCGGCGCGGCCGATCCGACTCGCGACGGCCTGGCCGTGGGCGTCGACCGCGGCGGAGTCGGTGAGTGCGGGCGAACCGACTGACCGACCTCACTCGAACTCCGGTTCCCGGTCCTCGACGAACGCCGCCATCCCCTCGCGCTGGTCGTGCGAGCCGAAGAGACTCGCGAACGCGCGCTTCTCGTACTCGAGGCCGCTCGCCAGAGATCCCTCGTACCCCTGGTTGAGCGCCTGCTTGGCGGTCCGCATCGCGAACGCCGGTTTGCCGGCGAGTCGATCGGCCAGCTCGGCGGCGACGTCGTCGAGTTCGTCGTCGGCGACGACCTCGCCGACCAGATCGGCCTCGGCCGCGGAGTCGGCGTCGAGGCGTTCGCCGAGGAAGATCATCCGGCGGGCGGTCTCGTCGCCGACGAGCCGCGGCAGCCGTTGGGTCGCGCCCCAGCCCGGAATGATGCCGAGATCGATCTCGGTGTTGCCGATCACGGCCGACTCGCTGGCGATCCGCAGGTCGCAGGCCAGGGCCATCTCGCAGCCGCCGCCGAAGGCGTAGCCGTTGACCGCGGCGATCGTCGGCGCCGGGAACGTCTCGAGCGCGTCGGCGACGGCGTGGCCGAGTTCGCCCCACTCCTGTGCTTCCTCGGCGGAGAGCTCTCGCATGTACTTGATGTCCGCGCCGGCGATGAACGCGTTGCCGGCGCCGGTCAGGACGAGCGCGCGGGCGTCGTCGTCCGCGGCTTCCTCGAGGGCCTCGCCCATCGCTTCGAGGGTCGCCACGTTCAGGGCGTTGAGCGCGTCGGGGCGGTCGACGGTCAGCGTCGCGACGTCGCCGTCCCAGTCGAGTCGGACTGTGTCCCAAGACATACCCCGGCGTTCCACAGCCACTGTGAAATCCTTTCCCACGGGTTTCGGCTCGCGAGCACGCGCCGGATCGCAAGCAGGCGTGCGACGGACGGCCGGACGGGACCGCGCACGTCCCGTCAGGTCTTTCCTCGGGCGCACCCTACGATGGGGTATGGAACGAACGACATTCGGCGGCGGCTGTTTCTGGTGCGTCGAGGCGGCGTTCAAGCCGCTCGACGGCGTGGAATCGGTGACCTCCGGCTACGCCGGCGGCCACACCGAGGACCCGACCTACGAGGCGGTCTGTTCCGGAGAGACCGGCCACGCGGAGGTCGTCCAGATCGAGTACGATCCCGACGCCATCGCCTACGAGGACCTGCTCGAGATCTTCTTCACGATCCACGACCCGACGACGAAAGACCGCGAGGGGCCCGACATCGGCTCCCAGTACCGGTCGGCGATCTACGCCCACGACGACGAGCAACTCGAAATTGCCAGGGCGTTCGCCGAGGAACTCGAAAACGAGGGGCTCTACGACGGCATCGTCACCGAGATCGAGCCGCTCGAGACCTTCTACGAAGCCGAGGAGTACCATCAGGACTACTTCGAGAAGAACCCCAACGACGCCTACTGCACGATGCACGCGGCCCCGAAGGTCGAGAAGGTCCGCGAGAAGTTCGGCGAGAACGTCGCCGCGGAACACTGACGGGACCGCACCCCTGCGTTCACTCGAAGGCTCCAATTTGAAGCCCGTACCCGTCCTCTAATTATCCGAACCATGTCTGTTGGCCAACTCGGTCCCCAGAACGTCGCCACCACGAGCCGGGACAGCGACCTCGAAGAAGTAACGGAGACGCTGGCCGAAGAGAACGTCGGCGCGCTCGTCGTCACGGAGGACGACGAACCCGTCGGCATCGTCACCGACCGCGACGCCGCGCTCGCGATCTACGAGTACGACGACGTCGGCTCGGTCTCGGTCGAGGACGTGATGACCGCCGATCCCGCGACGGTCCACGAGGACGACGACCCGATCGCCATCTCGAAAGCCATCGGCGAGTACAACGTCCGTCGCCTCCCGATCGTCGACGACGACGGGAAACTCGCCGGCATCGCGACGCTGGACGACCTGGTCGCGACGATCGGCGAGGAACTCGACAACGTCGCCAACACGATCGAAGTCCAGTCACCCGACTACAGTCCGTAAACGGTTCGGTGCGTCCGTCATCGCACGGCACCGTCACCCGATTGCTCCCGGTCGCGACGCGAACGCGCTCGCGTCGCGACGACCGGTTTTCCGTCGACAATGAAAGGTTCGTCAGTCTGGACCCCGTCGATCCCGTATGGACGTAGACAGCAGTCCGACCGTCCTCGTGATCGGAGGCGGCGCAACCGGGGCCGGAATCGCCAGGGACCTCGCGCGCAGGGACGTGGACGTCACGCTGGTCGACCGCAACGGGCTCTCGTCGGGCACGTCGGGGCGGTCCCACGGCCTGCTTCACAGCGGGGCGCGCTACGCCGAGGCCGACGGGCCGGAGGCCAAGGAATGCCTCGAAGAGAACCGCATTCTGCGCCGGATCGCAGGCGCGTGCATCCGAGAGACGCAGGGCCTATTCGTCCAACTGGCCGACGACGATCCGGCGTACTTCGACGTGAAGCGGGCCGCCTGCGAGGACGTCGGCATTCCGGTCGAAGTAGTCGACGGCCAGGCCGCCCGCGACGAACTCCCCGACCTCGCCGCCGACGTCGAACGGGCGATGCGGGTCCCCGACGCGGTCGTCCTCCCGTCTCGCCTGGTCGCCGCCAACGCGGCCGACGCGCGCGACCACGGCGCGCACATCTATCCCCACGCACCCGTCACGTCGATGGACCGCGAGGACGGGCGGATCGCGAGCGTCGCGCTGGGCGGCGAGGTCGACGAGACCGTGCGACCGGACTACGTCGTGAACGCGACGGGACCCCATGCCGGCCGTATCGCGGCGATGGCGGGCCTCTCCGTCGAGATGCGCCCGACCCGCGGCGTCATGGTCTCGGTGGCGTACGACGGCCTCGAGCCGGTGCTCAACCGCTGTCGCGAGCCCGCCGACGGGGACATCGTCGTTCCCCACGAGGGCGAGGCCGTCCTCGGCACGACGAGCGTCCCGGTCGACGACCCCGACGACTACGAGCGGCCCGATTGGGAGGTCGAGCGCACCGTCGAGGAGTGTGCGGCGATGCTCCCGCCGGTCGCCGACGCCGAGCGCGTGCGGACCTGGTGGGGTGTCCGGCCGCTGTACGAACCCGACGAGGCGTCCCGCGGCGGCCGCGGCATCTCGCGGGGGTTCCACCTGCTCGATCACGCGGATGACGACGACGGCGTCGCGAACTGCTGTAGCATCGTCGGCGGGAAGCTGACGACCTACCGTCAGATGGCCGCGGCGACCGCCGACATGGTCTGCGATCGACTCGGCGTGGACGCCGAGTGTACCACCCCCGAGGAGCGACTCCCGGGCGCGACCGACCCCGACCGGCTCGACGCGTTCGTCCGCGAATTCGACGGCCAGGGGCCGACGGACGCCGACGTCGTCGGCCGATAGGTACGGGCGCGGACGCAGAGTCCGGTACGAGCGCACTGGGGGTCAGCGACCGGAGAAGGTGAACGGGCGATCGGAACTCGCGGCGATGGCCGTTGACGTGCGGTCAGAACTCCCGTTGAATGTTAGACCAGAGGCCCAGGTTCGCCGCGCGGTCGACGTCGACGCGCAACTCGTTGTCGTCGTCGAGGCCGATCGAGATCCGGTCGAGGTTCGCGACGTACCGGGACTTCTGGTGGCGGCCCTCCCGGACGCCGACGGCCTCTTGGACCAGGCCGGCCTCGGTCAGGCGGTCGAGTTTCCGATAGGTCGTCGAGAGCGGCCGGTCCGTCGCCTCGGCGACCTCGTGGGCTGTCATCGGCTCCTCGAGGATCGCGATGATCTCCCGGCAGCCGTCGTCGTCGAGCGCGGCGACGACGTGCTCGAAGGCGGGAGCATCGCCGGACGAGGAGAACTCGAGTGACATGGAGTGCATTCGGGTTGGGAGCGAAGCCTAAAGACACGTTTGGTTGGGCCACTCATCCGACCTGAATCCCGAGTACCGGACCCGTGACGAACCGGGGCGAGACGACGGGGCGACTGGACTACTTACATATGCGATCGGTCCGATCGGTCGCGTATGAGCGACGAGCGGACGCCCGAGTCCGAATCCGAACGCGAGGTCGAATCCACGATCGAGAACACGCCTGGCCAGGGGCGAACGCCGGAACCCGAAGGCATCGAGCCGGCCGCGCCCGAGGAGTTCGGCCTGGTTCAGGTCTGGTGGGGCGACGGAAAGGGGAAGACGACGGCCGCGCTCGGCATGGGGATGCGCGCGGCGGGCCACGGCTACCGCGTCCATATGCTCCAGTTCATGAAGGGCGGGGCGTCGAGCGTCGACGCGGTCCGCGGCGAGTACAACGCGATCGCCGCGCTTCCGGGGATCAGCTACGAGAACCTCGGCCACTACGGCTGGCACGGGATGGCGGACGGGTCCGACGAAGCCGATCACGAGGCCGAGGCCAAGGCCGGTCTGGAACGGGCCCGCGAGTTGCTCGCGGCCGCGGGCGACGCCGACCTCACAGAACCGATCGCCCTCGACGCCGAGCCGGACGCGGGGATGCACATGCTGATCCTCGACGAGGTGCTCTACGCCGCGGACCGGGACCTCATCTCCGAGGACGACGTGCTCGACCTGATCGACGCGAAACCGGCGAACCTGGAACTGGTGCTGTCGGGCAGCCACGCCGAGCCGGCATACCTCGCGGACCGCGCGGACCTCGTTACGAACGTCCGGAAAGTGTCCCATCCGATCGACGACGGGCAGCGGGCGCGCCGCGGCGCCGAGTTCTGACCGACGTGACAGCGGGCGCGGCGATTGGGAATCGACGACCGCTGTTATTATTTCTCTACCAACACAGTTATTATCAGATACTGAGAACGCTCGGGCGTTCAATGGGAGCGATTCGAGTCGACGGACTGCGGAAGTCCTACGGATCCGTCGAAGCGGTGGCGGGGATGGAGTTTACCGTCGAACGGGGAGAGTTGTACGGGTTTCTCGGGCCAAACGGGGCCGGCAAGACGACCACGATCCGGACGCTGACCGGGCAGATCGAACCCGATTCGGGCTCGGTCCGCGTACTCGGCACCGATCCGACGACCGAGCCGCTCGCGACGCGC is a window of Natrinema salifodinae DNA encoding:
- a CDS encoding FAD-dependent oxidoreductase, giving the protein MDVDSSPTVLVIGGGATGAGIARDLARRDVDVTLVDRNGLSSGTSGRSHGLLHSGARYAEADGPEAKECLEENRILRRIAGACIRETQGLFVQLADDDPAYFDVKRAACEDVGIPVEVVDGQAARDELPDLAADVERAMRVPDAVVLPSRLVAANAADARDHGAHIYPHAPVTSMDREDGRIASVALGGEVDETVRPDYVVNATGPHAGRIAAMAGLSVEMRPTRGVMVSVAYDGLEPVLNRCREPADGDIVVPHEGEAVLGTTSVPVDDPDDYERPDWEVERTVEECAAMLPPVADAERVRTWWGVRPLYEPDEASRGGRGISRGFHLLDHADDDDGVANCCSIVGGKLTTYRQMAAATADMVCDRLGVDAECTTPEERLPGATDPDRLDAFVREFDGQGPTDADVVGR
- a CDS encoding winged helix-turn-helix domain-containing protein, whose product is MSLEFSSSGDAPAFEHVVAALDDDGCREIIAILEEPMTAHEVAEATDRPLSTTYRKLDRLTEAGLVQEAVGVREGRHQKSRYVANLDRISIGLDDDNELRVDVDRAANLGLWSNIQREF
- a CDS encoding cob(I)yrinic acid a,c-diamide adenosyltransferase yields the protein MSDERTPESESEREVESTIENTPGQGRTPEPEGIEPAAPEEFGLVQVWWGDGKGKTTAALGMGMRAAGHGYRVHMLQFMKGGASSVDAVRGEYNAIAALPGISYENLGHYGWHGMADGSDEADHEAEAKAGLERARELLAAAGDADLTEPIALDAEPDAGMHMLILDEVLYAADRDLISEDDVLDLIDAKPANLELVLSGSHAEPAYLADRADLVTNVRKVSHPIDDGQRARRGAEF